A genomic region of Micromonospora sp. NBC_01796 contains the following coding sequences:
- a CDS encoding fructosamine kinase family protein produces the protein MDLVYLRAHPQHLPTFLTHQRIRETPVAGGDICDARRLTLDDGNSVFAKSWPESRATPVPDGFFAAEAAGLRWLRAAGAVPVPEVIAELPDLLALEWVEPGPPTPAAATRFGRELAALHRAGAPAFGAEWSGFIGALPQSNTPSSGPWPTWFAEHRLAPYLRLSVDNGALGPAEVALVERVMKNINGYGGAEPPARIHGDLWPGNLLWGADGRAWLVDPAAHGGHRETDLAQLALFGGAPELPLILDGYQEIWPLSDGWRERVPVHQLHLLLVHTALFGAGYRTAVSAAAGSALHG, from the coding sequence ATGGACCTGGTCTACCTCCGGGCGCACCCGCAGCACCTGCCCACCTTCCTGACCCACCAACGGATCAGGGAGACACCGGTCGCCGGTGGTGACATCTGCGATGCCCGGCGACTCACCCTCGACGACGGTAACTCGGTCTTCGCCAAGAGCTGGCCCGAGAGCCGCGCGACGCCCGTACCCGATGGGTTCTTCGCCGCCGAGGCGGCCGGGCTGCGCTGGTTGCGGGCGGCCGGCGCGGTCCCGGTGCCCGAGGTGATCGCCGAGCTGCCGGACCTGCTCGCGCTGGAGTGGGTCGAGCCCGGACCGCCGACCCCGGCGGCGGCCACCCGGTTCGGCCGGGAACTGGCCGCCCTGCACCGGGCCGGTGCGCCCGCCTTCGGCGCCGAATGGAGCGGTTTCATCGGTGCGCTGCCGCAGTCGAACACCCCGTCGTCCGGGCCGTGGCCGACCTGGTTCGCCGAGCACCGGCTGGCGCCGTACCTGCGCCTGTCGGTCGACAACGGCGCCCTCGGACCGGCCGAGGTCGCGCTGGTCGAGCGGGTGATGAAAAACATCAACGGGTACGGCGGCGCCGAACCACCCGCCCGGATCCACGGTGACCTGTGGCCCGGCAACCTGCTCTGGGGTGCCGACGGGCGGGCCTGGCTGGTCGACCCGGCGGCGCACGGCGGGCACCGGGAAACCGACCTGGCCCAGCTCGCGCTCTTCGGCGGTGCCCCCGAACTCCCCCTGATCCTCGACGGTTACCAGGAGATCTGGCCGCTGTCCGACGGTTGGCGGGAGCGGGTGCCGGTGCACCAACTGCACCTGCTGCTGGTCCACACCGCGCTGTTCGGTGCCGGTTACCGTACGGCGGTAAGCGCGGCGGCTGGCTCCGCGCTACATGGTTGA
- the moaA gene encoding GTP 3',8-cyclase MoaA: MGIPVIQSTAVGPATGSGPETPTGPETSSVRPPLRTLVDRYQRVATDLRVSLTDRCNLRCTYCMPEEGLPWLPQSRLLTDDEISRLVRVAVQLLGVTEVRFTGGEPLIRPGLPAIVAAAARLEPRPTLSLTTNGIGLERLADPLRTAGLDRVNVSLDTIDAERFHALTRRNRLPDVVAGLAAAATAGLTPVKINSVLMRGVNDRDAPALLRFALDHGYELRFIEQMPLDAQHGWDRSEMVTAAEILTALKAEFTLLPDPVERGGAPAETWLVDGFTGLDGRPARVGVIGSVTRPFCGDCDRTRLTADGQVRACLFATEESDLREALRGGADDEEIARRWRTAMWGKRAGHDIDDPSFLQPARPMSAIGG, from the coding sequence ATGGGCATCCCGGTTATCCAATCGACCGCCGTCGGCCCGGCGACCGGATCCGGACCGGAGACACCGACCGGACCGGAGACCTCGTCCGTACGGCCACCGCTGCGCACCCTCGTCGACCGGTACCAACGGGTCGCCACCGACCTGCGCGTCTCCCTGACCGACCGGTGCAACCTGCGCTGCACCTACTGCATGCCGGAGGAGGGGCTGCCCTGGCTCCCGCAGAGCCGGCTGCTCACCGACGACGAGATCAGTCGACTGGTCCGGGTCGCGGTCCAGCTTCTCGGCGTGACCGAGGTCCGGTTCACCGGCGGTGAACCGCTGATCCGTCCCGGACTGCCCGCCATCGTCGCCGCCGCCGCCCGCCTGGAGCCACGGCCGACGCTGTCGCTGACCACGAACGGGATCGGGCTGGAACGGCTCGCCGACCCGTTGCGTACGGCCGGGTTGGACCGGGTGAACGTGTCGCTGGACACGATCGACGCCGAGCGGTTCCACGCCCTGACCCGGCGCAACCGGCTGCCGGACGTGGTGGCCGGGCTGGCCGCCGCAGCGACGGCCGGACTGACCCCGGTGAAAATCAACTCGGTGCTGATGCGCGGCGTCAACGACCGGGACGCGCCCGCCCTGCTGCGCTTCGCCCTCGACCACGGCTACGAGCTGCGGTTCATCGAGCAGATGCCGTTGGACGCCCAGCACGGCTGGGACCGCTCGGAGATGGTGACCGCGGCAGAGATCCTGACCGCGCTGAAGGCCGAGTTCACCCTGCTCCCCGATCCGGTCGAGCGGGGTGGGGCGCCGGCGGAGACCTGGCTGGTCGACGGGTTCACCGGGCTGGACGGGCGCCCGGCACGGGTCGGTGTCATCGGCAGCGTGACCCGACCGTTCTGCGGCGACTGCGACCGGACCCGACTCACCGCCGACGGCCAGGTACGCGCCTGCCTCTTCGCCACCGAGGAGTCCGACCTGCGCGAGGCCCTGCGGGGCGGGGCGGACGACGAGGAGATCGCCCGACGGTGGCGTACGGCCATGTGGGGCAAACGGGCCGGGCACGACATCGACGACCCGTCCTTCCTCCAACCGGCCCGACCGATGTCCGCGATCGGAGGATGA
- a CDS encoding MoaD/ThiS family protein, with protein sequence MTTSEISPTITVRYFAAARAAAGVSEEPAPGGLTLDALADTLGIRHGERLASVLKVASFLVDGVVQRDREQPLPATGTVDVLPPFAGG encoded by the coding sequence ATGACGACTTCCGAGATCTCCCCGACCATCACGGTTCGCTACTTCGCGGCGGCACGGGCGGCGGCCGGAGTCAGCGAGGAGCCCGCCCCGGGCGGGCTCACCCTCGACGCCCTGGCCGACACGCTGGGCATCCGGCACGGCGAGCGGCTGGCGAGCGTACTGAAGGTGGCCAGCTTCCTGGTCGACGGTGTGGTCCAACGCGACCGGGAGCAGCCGCTGCCGGCGACCGGCACGGTCGACGTACTGCCGCCGTTCGCGGGCGGCTGA
- a CDS encoding low temperature requirement protein A, with the protein MATDRAADLVREPDEPQRATFIELLFDVVFAFALTRVSQQLLDSIDAGRRIEWLPVAETLVLSLAVWNVWVFTCWITSRFNRLSATIHVTISALILGSLLMAVGLPGAFDDRGLLFAGAYVGSQLGRPLIIILALGNHPRRRNQVRILCWAVGSGVFWIVGALLPAPFRLLLWTVGIGIDFLGVLLGWPVPGLGREHNAWWRFAGEHLAERYQQFFILALGESILFTGLTYGDGQLTFGRTLAFLFALGSTLLLWHIYFYQAGKALPDAMGRADHPGRLGRSSNFTQYALVAAVLVTAVANELAINDPFGDPRLAFVAVTLGGPAVFLAARLRFEWEVFGQRSLALVIGPVLLCALIPVMLHPPKLVASIVAAGVLASVAAVELVRRKRAGRAEPAPPF; encoded by the coding sequence ATGGCGACTGACCGCGCCGCCGACCTTGTACGGGAGCCGGACGAGCCGCAACGCGCCACGTTCATCGAACTCCTCTTCGACGTGGTGTTCGCGTTCGCGCTGACCCGGGTGTCCCAGCAACTGTTGGACAGCATCGACGCGGGTCGCCGGATCGAGTGGCTCCCCGTCGCCGAGACCCTGGTGCTGTCGCTGGCGGTATGGAACGTCTGGGTCTTCACCTGCTGGATCACCAGCAGGTTCAACCGGCTCTCCGCGACGATTCACGTCACCATCTCCGCGCTGATCCTCGGCAGCCTGCTGATGGCGGTCGGCCTGCCCGGGGCGTTCGACGACCGGGGCCTGTTGTTCGCCGGGGCGTACGTGGGGTCGCAGCTCGGTCGGCCGCTGATCATTATCCTCGCGCTGGGTAACCATCCGAGGCGGCGCAACCAGGTCCGGATCCTGTGCTGGGCGGTCGGATCCGGGGTGTTCTGGATCGTCGGGGCGCTGCTACCGGCTCCGTTCCGGCTGCTCCTCTGGACGGTCGGCATCGGAATCGACTTCCTGGGCGTCCTGCTCGGCTGGCCGGTGCCGGGGCTCGGTCGTGAGCACAACGCCTGGTGGCGATTTGCCGGCGAACACCTCGCCGAGCGGTACCAGCAGTTCTTCATCCTGGCGCTCGGCGAGTCGATCCTGTTCACCGGGCTGACGTACGGCGACGGCCAGCTCACCTTCGGCCGTACGCTCGCGTTCCTGTTCGCACTCGGCAGCACCCTGCTGCTCTGGCACATCTACTTCTACCAGGCAGGAAAGGCCCTGCCCGACGCGATGGGCCGGGCCGACCACCCCGGTCGACTCGGCCGATCGTCCAACTTCACCCAGTACGCGCTCGTGGCCGCCGTGCTCGTCACCGCGGTTGCCAACGAGCTGGCCATCAACGACCCGTTCGGTGATCCCCGCCTCGCCTTTGTCGCCGTCACCCTGGGTGGACCGGCGGTCTTCCTGGCCGCACGGCTGCGCTTCGAGTGGGAGGTGTTCGGGCAGCGCAGTCTCGCCCTGGTCATCGGACCGGTGCTGCTCTGTGCGCTGATCCCGGTGATGCTCCACCCGCCGAAACTGGTCGCGAGCATCGTCGCCGCCGGGGTCCTGGCCTCGGTGGCCGCCGTCGAACTGGTACGCCGCAAGCGGGCCGGCCGCGCCGAACCGGCCCCACCGTTCTAG
- a CDS encoding winged helix-turn-helix domain-containing protein produces the protein MPIPPTMDELIEDLVRRIEQGVFPPGTKIPSGRELADHYDVSPSTIARAIATLRQRGVLVGRPGRGVFVAERQRR, from the coding sequence GTGCCTATCCCGCCAACCATGGACGAGCTGATCGAGGACCTCGTGAGGCGCATCGAGCAGGGCGTCTTCCCACCCGGCACCAAGATCCCCTCCGGCCGCGAACTGGCCGATCACTACGACGTTTCCCCGTCGACCATCGCTCGCGCCATCGCCACCCTGCGGCAACGTGGAGTGCTGGTAGGCCGACCGGGTCGCGGGGTGTTCGTCGCCGAAAGGCAGCGGCGTTAG